Proteins encoded within one genomic window of Rhodanobacter soli:
- a CDS encoding YdcH family protein, with the protein MFENQQRDDVEALMKADAEFRRLYQHHRELDSKVHDADIGVLPIDDVTLASMKKEKLLAKARLERMWTDRAHLIH; encoded by the coding sequence ATGTTTGAAAACCAGCAGCGTGACGATGTCGAGGCATTGATGAAGGCCGATGCCGAATTCCGGCGGCTCTACCAGCACCACCGTGAACTCGACAGCAAGGTGCACGACGCCGATATCGGCGTACTGCCCATCGACGACGTCACTCTCGCCAGCATGAAGAAGGAGAAATTGCTGGCCAAGGCGCGACTCGAGCGCATGTGGACGGATCGGGCGCATCTGATCCACTG